A stretch of Amycolatopsis balhimycina FH 1894 DNA encodes these proteins:
- a CDS encoding ABC transporter ATP-binding protein has protein sequence MPEGTLEIDGISKRYGAKVALDGVSFDVRAGELFGFVGSNGAGKTTTMRIALGVLAADGGEVRFDGAKITHEARTHIGYMPEERGLYPKMKVLEQLVYLAELHGLSANEAHRNAESWIGRLGLADRRKDEVQKLSLGNQQRVQLAAALVHDPAVLVLDEPFSGLDPLAVDVMSGVLREKAAAGVPVVFSSHQLDLVERLCDRVGIIRGGRMVAVGTVAELTAGASSKLVVTAPAARSGWAAGLPGVRVLEEHGATTVLDLEPSADDQAVLATALATGPVTEFSRRRRSLTELFRDAVSLDVAAEKGEPR, from the coding sequence ATGCCTGAGGGGACACTGGAGATCGACGGGATCTCCAAGCGCTACGGCGCGAAGGTCGCGCTGGACGGCGTCTCGTTCGACGTCCGCGCCGGGGAGCTGTTCGGCTTCGTCGGCAGCAACGGCGCCGGCAAGACGACCACGATGCGGATCGCGCTGGGGGTGCTGGCCGCCGACGGCGGTGAGGTCCGCTTCGACGGCGCGAAGATCACGCACGAGGCCCGCACGCACATCGGCTACATGCCGGAGGAACGCGGGCTGTACCCGAAGATGAAGGTGCTGGAGCAGCTGGTCTACCTGGCCGAGCTGCACGGGCTGAGCGCGAACGAGGCGCACCGCAACGCGGAGAGCTGGATCGGCAGGCTCGGGCTGGCCGACCGCCGCAAGGACGAGGTGCAGAAGCTCAGCCTAGGCAACCAGCAGCGCGTCCAGCTGGCCGCCGCGCTGGTGCACGACCCGGCTGTGCTGGTGCTCGACGAGCCGTTCTCCGGCCTCGACCCGCTCGCGGTCGACGTCATGAGCGGGGTCCTGCGGGAGAAGGCCGCGGCGGGGGTGCCGGTGGTGTTCTCCAGCCACCAGCTCGACCTTGTCGAGCGGCTGTGCGACCGGGTCGGGATCATCCGCGGCGGCCGGATGGTCGCCGTCGGCACGGTCGCCGAACTGACCGCGGGCGCGAGCAGCAAGCTCGTCGTGACCGCACCGGCGGCGCGCTCCGGCTGGGCCGCGGGCCTGCCCGGCGTGCGGGTGCTGGAGGAGCACGGCGCCACCACCGTGCTCGACCTCGAACCGAGCGCGGACGACCAGGCCGTGCTCGCCACGGCCCTGGCGACCGGGCCCGTCACCGAGTTCAGCCGCCGTCGCCGTTCGCTGACCGAGCTGTTCCGCGACGCCGTCTCCCTGGATGTCGCCGCTGAGAAGGGGGAACCGCGATGA
- a CDS encoding ABC transporter permease → MRTLSARRAVWLVLKRELNTRLRTRSFVVGTAVLLVLLLGYVFFQTALAGSSNKSTVGLTGQAIGIARQLQTEAALSGREITTIVVTDPAEGRKKVADGDFDALVSGSAAKLTATYKSSLDDQLRRVLDQVAQQQVLDGVLSSAQLEPAEVMARVTSTHVQDDAITPQPADHTQRLVVGLVVAFLLYMSIITYGMMVAQGVVEEKSSRVVEILLASVRPWQLLLGKVIGLGLVGLTQLVILGAVGLGAATATGVFTLSGFATGAVLWGLLWYLLGFLLYATIYGALGSLVSRQEDTQSVVGPLNIILVVGFIAGFNLLVQNPDGSATKIVSLIPLLSPILMPARISTGAAAGWEIGLSLALTVTCVALLTWLGGKIYGNSVLRIGSRIKLSEALRG, encoded by the coding sequence ATGAGGACGCTGAGTGCCCGCCGGGCCGTCTGGCTCGTGCTGAAGCGCGAGCTGAACACGCGGCTGCGGACGCGGTCGTTCGTGGTCGGCACTGCGGTCCTGCTGGTGCTGCTGCTGGGGTACGTCTTCTTCCAGACCGCGCTGGCGGGTTCGTCGAACAAGAGCACGGTCGGGCTGACCGGGCAGGCGATCGGGATCGCCCGGCAGCTGCAGACCGAAGCCGCGCTCTCGGGCCGGGAGATCACCACGATCGTCGTCACCGACCCGGCCGAGGGCCGGAAGAAGGTGGCGGACGGCGACTTCGACGCGCTCGTCTCGGGCAGCGCGGCGAAGCTGACCGCCACCTACAAGTCCTCTTTGGACGATCAGCTGCGCCGGGTGCTCGACCAGGTCGCGCAGCAGCAGGTGCTCGACGGCGTGCTGTCGTCCGCGCAGCTCGAGCCCGCCGAGGTGATGGCCAGGGTCACCAGCACCCACGTGCAGGACGACGCGATCACGCCCCAGCCCGCGGACCACACACAGCGGCTGGTCGTCGGCCTGGTCGTGGCGTTCCTGCTGTACATGAGCATCATCACCTACGGGATGATGGTCGCCCAGGGCGTCGTCGAGGAGAAGTCGAGCCGGGTCGTGGAGATCCTGCTCGCCAGCGTGCGGCCGTGGCAGCTGTTGCTGGGCAAGGTGATCGGGCTCGGCCTGGTCGGCCTGACCCAGCTGGTCATCCTCGGCGCGGTCGGGCTGGGGGCCGCGACGGCGACCGGGGTGTTCACCCTGTCCGGCTTCGCCACCGGCGCGGTGCTGTGGGGCCTGCTCTGGTACCTGCTGGGATTCCTGTTGTACGCCACGATCTACGGCGCGCTGGGTTCGCTGGTCTCCCGGCAGGAGGACACGCAGTCGGTGGTCGGGCCGCTCAACATCATCCTGGTCGTCGGGTTCATCGCCGGGTTCAACCTGCTGGTCCAGAACCCGGACGGCTCGGCGACGAAGATCGTCTCGCTGATCCCCCTGCTGTCGCCGATCCTCATGCCGGCCCGCATTTCGACGGGCGCGGCGGCGGGCTGGGAGATCGGGCTGTCGCTGGCGCTGACGGTCACCTGCGTCGCGCTGCTGACCTGGCTGGGCGGCAAGATCTACGGCAACAGCGTCCTGCGCATCGGCAGCCGCATCAAGCTGTCGGAGGCCCTGCGTGGCTGA
- a CDS encoding GNAT family N-acetyltransferase, whose protein sequence is MADVRAALPGDVPAISRFGDVHVRAHYAPLIGAAAAAAQVRDWWNETHLGAAVAGGLVVVAEDAGELVGVGQRGRSAPDHVVYKLYVHPGQRGRGLGPRLLDALVEQLPADAGRLYIEHFAANERAGAFYEREGFTVDRIEPSATGDPALAVVWRVRPLTT, encoded by the coding sequence GTGGCTGACGTGCGGGCGGCGCTGCCCGGCGATGTGCCCGCCATCAGCAGGTTCGGCGACGTGCACGTCCGGGCGCACTACGCTCCGCTGATCGGCGCGGCCGCCGCGGCCGCGCAGGTCCGCGACTGGTGGAACGAGACGCACCTCGGCGCGGCCGTGGCGGGCGGGCTGGTGGTGGTCGCCGAGGACGCCGGCGAGCTCGTCGGCGTCGGGCAACGCGGCCGCAGCGCTCCCGATCACGTGGTCTACAAGCTCTACGTCCACCCCGGGCAGCGCGGCCGGGGGCTCGGCCCGCGACTGCTCGACGCTCTCGTCGAGCAGCTGCCCGCCGACGCCGGACGGCTGTACATCGAACACTTCGCGGCCAACGAGCGGGCCGGCGCGTTCTACGAGCGCGAGGGCTTCACCGTGGACCGGATCGAGCCGAGTGCCACCGGCGACCCCGCGCTCGCCGTCGTGTGGCGCGTCCGCCCGCTCACGACGTGA
- a CDS encoding cryptochrome/photolyase family protein: MTREAPVVLWFRRDLRLGDHAALLEASRHSKHVLALYVLDEKLLKPGGAPREAFLYGCLEKLDEQLGGRLMLVRGEPAVEVVRVARSVGAAAVHVSTDCGPYGRRRDASVAKALADNNIDWVETGSPYAVTPGRVTKPDGDPYRVFTPFYRAWTAHGWRAPADTGPSLVDWVEPPRSLKIPRPPRADAELPEPGERAALDAWHAFLDGGVETYDTDRDRPDLSGTTRLSPYLRWGCVHPRTLLADLGDGAGAKSLRSELCWREFHADVLWHRPETARENYDRRFDGMEYDDDHEAFERWCAGRTGFPIVDAGMRQLLAEGWMHNRVRMIVASFLVKDLHLPWQWGARHFMKHLVDGDLASNQLNWQWVAGCGTDAAPYFRIFNPATQGKKFDPDGDYVRKYVPELRSAAGTDYPAPMVDHAHERRVSLERYGRITS; this comes from the coding sequence GTGACCAGAGAAGCGCCGGTTGTCCTGTGGTTCCGCCGCGACCTGCGGCTCGGTGACCACGCCGCGCTGCTGGAGGCGTCACGCCACAGCAAGCACGTCCTCGCGCTGTACGTCCTCGACGAGAAGCTGCTGAAGCCGGGCGGTGCTCCGCGGGAGGCGTTCCTCTACGGCTGCCTGGAGAAGCTGGACGAACAGCTCGGCGGCCGGCTGATGCTGGTGCGCGGCGAACCGGCGGTCGAGGTGGTCCGGGTGGCGCGTTCGGTGGGGGCGGCGGCGGTGCACGTGAGCACGGACTGTGGACCGTACGGCCGCCGCCGGGACGCCTCCGTGGCGAAGGCGTTGGCGGACAACAATATCGACTGGGTCGAGACGGGCTCACCGTACGCCGTGACACCCGGGCGCGTCACCAAGCCGGACGGCGACCCGTATCGCGTTTTCACGCCGTTTTATCGCGCTTGGACGGCACACGGGTGGCGCGCTCCCGCCGATACCGGACCGTCCCTTGTGGACTGGGTGGAGCCACCGCGCTCGCTGAAAATTCCGCGCCCGCCTCGTGCCGACGCCGAATTGCCCGAGCCGGGCGAGCGGGCCGCGCTGGACGCGTGGCACGCCTTCCTCGACGGCGGCGTCGAAACCTACGACACCGACCGCGACCGGCCGGATCTCTCCGGCACCACGCGGCTTTCGCCGTACCTGCGCTGGGGATGCGTGCACCCGCGGACCCTGCTGGCGGACCTCGGCGACGGTGCGGGAGCGAAGTCGCTGCGGAGCGAGCTGTGCTGGCGCGAGTTCCACGCCGACGTCCTGTGGCACCGGCCGGAAACCGCACGCGAGAACTACGACCGCCGTTTCGACGGGATGGAGTACGACGACGACCACGAAGCGTTCGAGCGGTGGTGCGCGGGCCGGACCGGCTTTCCGATCGTCGACGCCGGGATGCGGCAGCTGCTGGCCGAAGGCTGGATGCACAACCGGGTGCGGATGATCGTCGCGAGCTTCCTGGTGAAGGACCTGCACCTGCCGTGGCAGTGGGGCGCCCGGCACTTCATGAAGCACCTCGTGGACGGCGACCTCGCGTCGAACCAGCTGAACTGGCAGTGGGTCGCCGGGTGTGGCACCGACGCGGCGCCGTACTTCCGGATCTTCAACCCGGCCACCCAGGGGAAGAAGTTCGACCCGGACGGCGACTACGTCCGCAAGTACGTCCCGGAACTGCGTTCCGCTGCGGGAACGGATTACCCGGCGCCGATGGTCGACCACGCCCACGAGCGCCGGGTGTCCTTGGAGCGGTACGGCAGGATCACGTCGTGA
- a CDS encoding citrate synthase, translating into MSDATTAGQAYGETAKLTLPSGEHEFKIVHPVEGAPGIELGKLLAQTGYITYDPGFVNTGAASSAIAYIDGDAGILRYRGYPIEQLAEKSTFIEVSYLLIYGELPTQAQLADFTEKIQRHTLLHEDLKAFFSGFPRDAHPMPVLSSAVSALSTFYQDSLNPFDEPNVELSTVRLLAKLPTLAAYAYKKSVGQPLLYPDNSLGLVENFLRMTFGFPAEPYEVDPEAAKALDLLFILHADHEQNCSTSTVRLVGSSEANLFASISAGINALFGPLHGGANSAVLDMLEGIQRDGGDVAKFVERVKNKEKGVKLMGFGHRVYKNYDPRAKIIKNTADEILGKLKGGDQLLDIAKKLEETALSDDYFIERKLYPNVDFYTGLIYRALGFPTKFFTVLFALGRLPGWIAHWREMINDPATKIGRPRQIYTGHASRDYTPMSER; encoded by the coding sequence ATGTCCGACGCGACGACTGCGGGGCAGGCGTACGGCGAAACCGCGAAGCTGACCCTGCCGAGTGGCGAGCACGAGTTCAAGATCGTCCACCCGGTCGAGGGCGCGCCCGGGATCGAGCTGGGGAAGCTGCTGGCGCAGACGGGGTACATCACCTACGACCCCGGCTTCGTCAACACCGGTGCCGCGTCGTCGGCCATCGCCTACATCGACGGTGACGCCGGGATCCTCCGCTACCGCGGGTACCCGATCGAGCAGCTGGCCGAGAAGTCGACCTTCATCGAGGTCTCCTACCTGCTGATCTACGGCGAGCTGCCGACCCAGGCCCAGCTGGCCGACTTCACCGAGAAGATCCAGCGGCACACGCTGCTCCACGAGGATCTGAAGGCGTTCTTCAGCGGCTTCCCGCGTGACGCCCACCCGATGCCGGTCCTGTCGAGCGCCGTTTCGGCGCTGTCGACCTTCTACCAGGACTCGCTGAACCCGTTCGACGAGCCGAACGTCGAGCTGTCCACGGTCCGGCTGCTCGCCAAGCTGCCGACCCTGGCCGCGTACGCGTACAAGAAGTCCGTCGGCCAGCCGCTGCTGTACCCGGACAACTCGCTGGGCCTGGTCGAGAACTTCCTGCGGATGACGTTCGGCTTCCCGGCCGAGCCGTACGAGGTCGACCCGGAGGCCGCCAAGGCCCTCGACCTGCTGTTCATCCTGCACGCCGACCACGAGCAGAACTGCTCGACCTCGACCGTGCGCCTGGTCGGCTCGTCGGAGGCGAACCTGTTCGCTTCGATCTCCGCCGGCATCAACGCCCTGTTCGGCCCGCTGCACGGCGGCGCGAACTCCGCGGTGCTCGACATGCTCGAGGGCATCCAGCGCGACGGCGGCGATGTCGCCAAGTTCGTGGAGCGGGTGAAGAACAAGGAAAAGGGCGTGAAGCTGATGGGCTTCGGGCACCGGGTCTACAAGAACTACGACCCGCGCGCGAAGATCATCAAGAACACCGCGGACGAGATCCTCGGCAAGCTGAAGGGCGGCGACCAGCTGCTCGACATCGCCAAGAAGCTCGAAGAGACGGCGCTTTCCGACGATTACTTCATCGAGCGGAAGCTGTACCCGAACGTGGACTTCTACACCGGCCTGATCTACCGGGCGCTGGGCTTCCCGACGAAGTTCTTCACGGTGCTGTTCGCGCTGGGCCGGCTCCCGGGCTGGATCGCGCACTGGCGCGAGATGATCAACGACCCGGCCACCAAGATCGGCCGCCCGCGGCAGATCTACACCGGCCACGCGTCGCGGGACTACACCCCGATGTCGGAGCGCTGA
- a CDS encoding carbohydrate kinase family protein: MIVVGGEALVDLVPGDPLDSTVDGGLRALLPRLGGGPYNVALAAGRLGVPAAFLSRVSTDRFGDAMIERLHASAVDTSLLQRGDEPTTLAVVALDAKGAARYSFYVEGTADRLVADPGPLPEKVTALSLGTLGMVLEPGASAYETMLRREAARGVLTVLDPNIREALITDPAAYRARFASWLPDVRLLKISDDDAAWLTDGADPVAAAKTWIESGVDAVVLTRGADGLAVITAAGELAHVPSRKVTVVDTIGAGDTVQGALLAWLHTHDVADLASLDAGAWREALAFAAKAASITVSRSGAEPPTSADMASAV, from the coding sequence GTGATCGTCGTAGGCGGAGAAGCTCTGGTCGACCTGGTTCCCGGCGACCCCTTGGATTCCACTGTGGACGGTGGACTGCGCGCGCTGCTGCCGCGGCTCGGCGGCGGGCCGTACAACGTCGCGCTGGCCGCCGGCCGGCTCGGCGTGCCGGCGGCGTTCCTCTCGCGCGTGTCCACCGATCGCTTCGGCGACGCGATGATCGAGCGCCTGCACGCCTCCGCCGTCGACACCTCGCTGCTGCAACGGGGTGACGAGCCGACGACCCTCGCCGTCGTGGCGCTGGACGCGAAGGGCGCCGCGCGCTACTCGTTCTACGTCGAGGGCACCGCCGACCGGCTCGTCGCCGACCCCGGGCCGCTGCCCGAAAAGGTGACCGCGCTCTCACTCGGCACCCTCGGCATGGTCCTCGAGCCCGGCGCCTCGGCGTACGAGACGATGCTTCGCCGCGAAGCCGCTCGTGGCGTGCTGACCGTCCTCGACCCCAACATCCGCGAGGCCCTCATCACCGACCCGGCCGCCTACCGCGCCCGGTTCGCGTCCTGGCTGCCGGACGTCCGGCTGCTGAAGATCTCCGACGACGACGCCGCGTGGCTCACCGACGGCGCCGACCCGGTCGCCGCCGCGAAGACGTGGATCGAGTCCGGTGTGGACGCCGTGGTGCTCACCCGGGGCGCCGACGGGCTCGCCGTGATCACCGCCGCAGGTGAGCTGGCCCACGTCCCGTCGCGAAAAGTCACCGTCGTGGACACCATCGGCGCGGGCGACACCGTCCAGGGCGCCCTGCTGGCCTGGCTGCACACCCACGACGTCGCCGACCTGGCATCTCTCGACGCCGGCGCGTGGCGGGAGGCCCTCGCCTTCGCGGCCAAAGCGGCGTCCATCACGGTGTCCCGCAGCGGCGCCGAGCCGCCCACGTCCGCCGACATGGCGTCGGCCGTGTGA
- a CDS encoding TetR/AcrR family transcriptional regulator — MRPEPRRRPTARQRALLADLEALFLAEGFAAFTLDDLAGRLRCSKSTLYALAPSKEQLAVKVVTQFFRGAAERIEERIAGIDDARKLIGEYLAGVAEHLNRASPSFMRDLAEFGPAREAYQLNSRFAATRLRQFIDRGVADGVFRDVHARLVAEMTGLIIEGIQTGVLGRRTDVSDAEAFTALGELLLGGLNK, encoded by the coding sequence ATGCGCCCCGAACCCCGCCGACGGCCGACCGCCCGTCAGCGTGCCCTGCTCGCCGACCTCGAGGCGCTCTTCCTCGCCGAGGGCTTCGCCGCCTTCACTCTCGACGACCTGGCCGGCCGCCTGCGCTGCTCGAAGTCGACGCTCTACGCGCTCGCGCCCAGCAAGGAGCAGCTCGCCGTCAAGGTCGTCACCCAGTTCTTCCGGGGCGCCGCGGAGCGGATCGAGGAGCGCATCGCCGGGATCGACGACGCCCGCAAGCTCATCGGCGAGTACCTGGCGGGCGTCGCCGAGCACCTGAACCGGGCGTCGCCGTCGTTCATGCGGGACCTCGCCGAGTTCGGCCCGGCCCGCGAGGCCTACCAGCTCAACAGCCGGTTCGCCGCCACACGGCTCCGGCAGTTCATCGACCGGGGTGTCGCCGACGGCGTCTTCCGGGACGTCCACGCCCGGCTCGTGGCCGAGATGACCGGGCTGATCATCGAAGGCATCCAGACCGGGGTGCTCGGCCGGCGGACGGACGTGTCCGACGCCGAGGCGTTCACCGCTTTGGGCGAACTGCTCCTCGGCGGCCTGAACAAATAG
- a CDS encoding acyl-CoA dehydrogenase family protein, with amino-acid sequence MPAERLLPSSEAEELVALTREIARDELAPRAAAAEEAEQFPREQFRLLGKSGLLGLPYSERWGGGDLPYEVYLQVLEEIAAAWMTVGVGLSVHTMSCYALAEYGTDEQRDRWLPEMLEGSLLGAYALSETQAGSDAAALTTRARLDGSDYVVKGTKAWITHAGVADFYTTMVRTGASEISCLLVPSETPGLSAAPRERKMGLTGSPTAQMIFDDARVPASRLLGAPGDGLRIALSSLSSGRLGIAACAVGLAQAALDEAVAYAKGRSQFGRPIIEFQGIEFMLADMAATVEASRALYLDAARRRDRGMPFKRQASIAKLVATDGAMKVTTDAVQVLGGAGYTRDFPVERYMREAKVPQIFEGTNQIQRVVIARELKNA; translated from the coding sequence ATGCCCGCCGAACGACTGCTGCCATCCTCGGAAGCCGAGGAACTGGTCGCGCTGACCAGGGAAATCGCGCGCGACGAGCTGGCCCCGCGGGCGGCGGCGGCCGAGGAGGCCGAGCAGTTCCCCCGCGAGCAGTTCCGCCTGCTCGGCAAGTCCGGGCTGCTGGGCCTGCCGTACTCGGAGCGCTGGGGCGGCGGCGACCTGCCGTACGAGGTCTACCTGCAGGTCCTGGAGGAGATCGCGGCGGCGTGGATGACGGTCGGTGTCGGGCTGTCGGTGCACACGATGTCCTGCTACGCGCTGGCGGAGTACGGCACCGACGAGCAGCGCGACCGCTGGCTGCCGGAAATGCTCGAAGGCTCGCTCCTGGGCGCGTATGCGCTGTCGGAGACACAGGCGGGCTCGGACGCGGCGGCGCTCACGACGCGCGCGCGTCTCGACGGCTCGGACTACGTCGTGAAGGGCACGAAGGCGTGGATCACGCACGCGGGAGTGGCGGACTTCTACACGACGATGGTCCGCACGGGCGCTTCGGAGATCTCGTGTCTGCTGGTTCCTAGTGAGACTCCGGGCCTCTCGGCGGCGCCGCGGGAGCGGAAGATGGGCCTCACGGGCTCCCCGACGGCCCAGATGATCTTCGACGACGCTCGCGTACCCGCTTCACGCCTCCTCGGCGCCCCGGGCGACGGGCTGCGGATCGCACTGTCGTCGTTGAGCTCGGGCCGGTTGGGCATCGCGGCGTGCGCGGTGGGCCTGGCGCAGGCGGCGCTGGACGAAGCGGTGGCGTACGCGAAGGGCCGTTCGCAGTTCGGCCGCCCGATCATCGAATTCCAGGGGATCGAGTTCATGCTGGCGGACATGGCGGCGACGGTCGAGGCGTCCCGCGCGCTGTACCTGGACGCGGCCCGGCGGCGTGACCGCGGAATGCCGTTCAAGCGGCAGGCGTCGATCGCGAAGCTGGTGGCGACGGACGGCGCGATGAAGGTGACGACGGACGCGGTCCAGGTCCTCGGCGGCGCCGGGTACACGCGGGACTTCCCGGTGGAGCGGTACATGCGGGAGGCGAAGGTGCCGCAGATCTTCGAAGGCACGAACCAGATCCAGCGGGTCGTCATCGCCCGGGAGCTGAAGAACGCCTGA
- a CDS encoding amidohydrolase yields the protein MAKAIVGGYVVPIDGDPIEGGTVLIDGGRIVAVGTEADVDIPEDAELVDAAGTWVLPGFIDAHAHLGVHEEGEGWAGNDTNEMTDPNGARFRAVDGIDPYESGFDDALAGGVTSVVIKPGSGNPIGGQTIGVKTWGRSILDMTFAEHVSVKSALGENPKRVYGDKKQTPSTRLGVAAILREAFTKARNYQAKRAHAESEGKPHEVDLTLETLSKVLDGELYWDQHVHRADDIVTALRLADEFGYKLVINHGTEGHLIADLLAARNVPVILGPLFTTKSKVEVRNRTLRSAGILARAGVKIAITTDHPVIPINFLVYQAALAVKDGLDPATALRSLTVNPASMLGLDGQIGSLSPGLDADVVLWSGDPLDVMNRALRVFVRGDEVYHFDESLGEGVSKDRRYREAR from the coding sequence ATGGCGAAGGCAATTGTCGGGGGCTATGTCGTCCCCATCGACGGTGATCCCATCGAAGGCGGCACGGTCCTGATCGACGGCGGCAGGATCGTCGCGGTCGGTACCGAGGCCGACGTCGACATCCCGGAGGACGCCGAACTGGTCGACGCGGCCGGCACCTGGGTGCTGCCCGGCTTCATCGACGCCCACGCCCACCTGGGCGTCCACGAGGAGGGCGAAGGCTGGGCGGGCAACGACACCAACGAGATGACCGACCCGAACGGCGCCCGCTTCCGCGCCGTCGACGGCATCGACCCGTACGAGTCCGGCTTCGACGACGCGCTGGCGGGCGGCGTGACGAGCGTCGTCATCAAGCCCGGGTCCGGCAACCCGATCGGCGGCCAGACGATCGGCGTCAAGACCTGGGGCCGCAGCATCCTCGACATGACGTTCGCGGAGCACGTCAGCGTGAAGAGCGCGCTCGGCGAGAACCCGAAGCGCGTGTACGGGGACAAGAAGCAGACGCCGTCGACGCGGCTGGGGGTCGCGGCGATCCTGCGGGAGGCGTTCACCAAGGCCCGCAACTACCAGGCGAAGCGCGCGCACGCGGAGTCCGAGGGCAAGCCGCACGAGGTCGACCTGACGCTGGAGACGCTGTCGAAGGTCCTCGACGGCGAGCTGTACTGGGACCAGCACGTCCACCGCGCGGACGACATCGTGACGGCGCTGCGCCTGGCCGACGAGTTCGGCTACAAGCTGGTGATCAACCACGGCACCGAGGGCCACCTGATCGCGGACCTGCTGGCTGCGCGGAACGTCCCGGTGATCCTGGGTCCGCTGTTCACCACGAAGTCCAAGGTGGAGGTGCGCAACCGGACGCTGCGTTCGGCGGGCATCCTGGCCCGCGCGGGGGTGAAGATCGCGATCACGACGGACCACCCGGTGATCCCGATCAACTTCCTGGTGTACCAGGCGGCCCTGGCGGTGAAGGACGGCCTCGACCCGGCGACGGCGCTGCGGTCGCTGACCGTCAACCCGGCGTCGATGCTGGGGCTGGACGGGCAGATCGGGTCTCTTTCGCCGGGTCTGGACGCCGACGTGGTGCTGTGGTCGGGCGACCCGCTGGACGTGATGAACCGCGCGTTGCGCGTCTTCGTCCGCGGTGACGAGGTGTACCACTTCGACGAGTCGCTGGGCGAGGGCGTGTCGAAGGACCGGCGGTACCGCGAGGCGCGCTGA
- a CDS encoding GNAT family N-acetyltransferase, producing MVGQLGHPGPVKPLRLSVADAGEALTLQRAAYVTEARAYADFDLPPLLETLEETRVALASCLSWGFRENGRLVASVRLAVTGHVGVIGRLVVAPDRQGRGFGGELLRVAEAAAPPPVTVFRLFTGSKSVGPLRLYAKHGYRETHRTPELDYELVHLEKARVHPSGPVR from the coding sequence GTGGTCGGGCAGCTGGGGCATCCGGGTCCCGTGAAGCCGCTTCGCCTGAGCGTCGCTGACGCGGGCGAAGCGCTGACGCTGCAACGCGCCGCGTACGTCACCGAAGCGCGCGCGTACGCCGACTTCGACCTGCCGCCGCTGCTGGAAACGCTCGAGGAGACGCGGGTGGCGCTGGCGTCGTGCCTGTCCTGGGGCTTCCGGGAGAACGGCAGGCTGGTGGCGTCGGTGCGGCTGGCGGTGACCGGGCACGTCGGGGTGATCGGCAGGCTGGTCGTCGCGCCGGACCGGCAGGGCCGCGGTTTCGGCGGCGAGCTGCTGCGGGTCGCGGAGGCGGCGGCCCCGCCGCCGGTGACGGTCTTCCGGCTGTTCACGGGCTCGAAGAGCGTGGGACCGCTGCGTCTCTACGCGAAGCACGGCTACCGCGAGACGCACCGGACCCCGGAACTCGACTACGAACTGGTGCACTTGGAGAAGGCCCGTGTTCACCCGTCCGGGCCAGTTCGTTAG
- a CDS encoding aldose 1-epimerase family protein: protein MGNPTGQQFEITRGNARAVVTEIGAGLRAFEVGGVPFVEEFPEDAKPPKGAGQVLLPWPNRTKGGQWTFQGEQQQLEITEEARGNAIHGLTRHLEWELLEHAESSITLAVDVEVQPGWPVPLRATVTYELAPRELTVTHEIRNEGEQPIGVGVGTHPYFRIGDVPTDELTLTLPASRVRPSRPDEQMPYAPEQDVEGTEYDFRAGRLLAGVDLDTAFGGLAAADDGSHHIVLGSEDQQLLVWTGPDFRWAQVFTPDDLVGRGRAVAIEPMTCPADALNTGTDLIQLEPSASWSGSWGIRVP from the coding sequence ATGGGCAACCCGACCGGTCAGCAGTTCGAGATCACCCGCGGCAATGCGCGCGCCGTCGTCACCGAAATCGGTGCCGGGCTGCGCGCGTTCGAAGTCGGCGGAGTGCCGTTCGTCGAGGAGTTCCCCGAAGACGCCAAGCCCCCGAAGGGCGCCGGCCAGGTGCTGCTGCCCTGGCCGAACCGCACCAAGGGCGGCCAGTGGACGTTCCAGGGGGAGCAGCAACAGCTCGAGATCACCGAGGAGGCGCGCGGCAACGCCATCCACGGCCTGACGCGCCACCTCGAGTGGGAGCTGCTGGAGCACGCCGAGTCGTCGATCACCCTGGCCGTCGACGTCGAGGTGCAGCCCGGCTGGCCGGTGCCGCTGCGCGCGACCGTCACCTACGAGCTCGCGCCGCGCGAACTGACTGTCACCCACGAGATCCGCAACGAGGGCGAGCAGCCGATCGGCGTCGGCGTCGGCACGCACCCGTACTTCCGGATCGGCGACGTCCCGACCGACGAGCTGACGCTCACGCTGCCCGCGAGCCGCGTCCGGCCGTCCCGGCCCGACGAGCAGATGCCCTATGCGCCGGAGCAGGACGTCGAGGGGACGGAGTACGACTTCCGTGCGGGCCGGCTGCTGGCGGGCGTGGACCTGGACACGGCGTTCGGTGGCCTCGCGGCGGCCGACGACGGCTCACACCACATCGTCCTGGGCAGCGAAGACCAGCAGCTGCTGGTCTGGACCGGCCCCGACTTCCGCTGGGCGCAGGTCTTCACCCCGGACGACCTCGTCGGCCGCGGCCGGGCCGTCGCGATCGAGCCGATGACCTGTCCCGCCGACGCGCTCAACACCGGCACGGACCTGATCCAGCTCGAGCCGTCGGCGTCGTGGTCGGGCAGCTGGGGCATCCGGGTCCCGTGA